Proteins from a genomic interval of Musa acuminata AAA Group cultivar baxijiao chromosome BXJ1-9, Cavendish_Baxijiao_AAA, whole genome shotgun sequence:
- the LOC135592919 gene encoding DNA repair protein RAD16-like isoform X2 → MARRIANPRNRRRRRQEETLDFLDADDRVSTSDSEYVLDEEEDGFDESDQDASALALGMMLSLQGIDTAGGGHGREEPVRPRNDSRRRDRSAALLSWQIWERENEKWIDEFEQKGQDKLGFEPIGLVETAEPSPDVILPLLRFQKEWLAWALKQENSDIKGGILADEMGMGKTIQAISLVLTARSLHSRSTGSGLDLNLPPPCSSYLLPEIKCTLVICPVVAVIQWVGEIDRYTEKGSTRVLVYHGAKRDKINSNFDDYDFVITTYSTIECEFRKYMMPPKVACQWCSKMLYPNKLRIHLKYYCGPDASKTEKQSKQVSKKKIEKLKGKRKGFEKTKKQDELADKLMNPSPGKSILHSVKWERIILDEAHFIKDRRSNTAKAVFALKSFYKWALSGTPLQNRVGELYSLVRFLQIWPYSFYLCKDCNCKVLDYGSGKICTSCPHAKVRHFCWWNKFIASPIQKTSIYNDGRRAMILLKERILKTIVLRRTKEGRAADLALPPRIVYLRRDSLDRNEEEFYEALYTQSRVQFDAYAAAGTLMNNYAHIFDLLTRLRQAVDHPYLVLYSKTAEVANASKDDTEKQECGICHDPPEDMVVTSCEHVFCKACLIDYSASLENVTCPSCSRPLTVDLTTKNLGGRITATAVKGHKSGILNRLHDIEAFRTSTKIDALKEEIRDMVECDGSAKGIVFSQFTSFLDLICFSLQKAGIKCVQLVGNMSLVERDKAIKAFSEDGDCKIFLMSLKAGGVALNLTVASHVFLMDPWWNPAVECQAQDRIHRIGQYKPIRIVRFVIEDTIEERILKLQEKKELVFQGTIGHCSEAITKLTEEDLRFLFQV, encoded by the exons ATGGCTCGCCGAATCGCAAACCCTAGAAATC GGCGGCGGAGAAGGCAGGAGGAAACCCTCGATTTCTTGGACGCCGATGATCGCGTCTCCACCTCGGATTCCGAATACGTTCTTGACGAGGAAGAAGATGGGTTTGATGAGAGTGACCAGGATGCGTCTGCGTTGGCACTGGGCATGATGCTGTCTCTGCAAGGTATCGACACCGCTGGCGGCGGCCACGGCCGAGAGGAACCTGTTCGGCCGAGAAACGACAGTCGTAGGAGGGATAGAAGTGCCGCTTTGCTTTCGTGGCAGATCTGGGAAAGGGAGAATGAGAAATGGATCGATGAGTTTGAGCAGAAGGGCCAGGATAAACTTGGTTTTGAACCGATTGGATTAGTTGAGACTGCCGAACCGTCGCCTGACGTCATACTCCCCCTCCTCAGGTTCCAAAAGGAGTGGCTTGCTTGGGCTCTTAAGCAGGAGAATTCGGACATTAAGGGGGGGATTCTTGCTGATGAGATGGGCATGGGAAAGACTATACAGGCTATTTCCCTTGTCCTCACCGCTCGCTCCCTCCACTCAAGGAGCACTGGTTCTGGCCTGGACTTGAACTTGCCACCTCCCTGTTCATCATATTTGCTACCAGAGATCAAATGCACCCTGGTCATTTGCCCAGTGGTTGCAGTCATCCAGTGGGTGGGTGAGATCGACAGGTACACGGAAAAGGGGAGCACCAGGGTTTTGGTCTATCATGGGGCAAAGAGGGATAAGATTAACTCTAACTTTGATGACTATGATTTTGTAATTACCACATACTCGACGATTGAGTGTGAATTTAGGAAGTACATGATGCCGCCAAAGGTGGCATGCCAGTGGTGCTCTAAGATGTTGTACCCTAACAAGCTGCGGATACACTTGAAGTATTACTGTGGGCCTGATGCTTCTAAGACGGAAAAACAATCAAAACAAGTGAGCAAGAAGAAGATTGAAAAATTGAAAGGGAAGAGAAAGGGATTTGAAAAGACCAAGAAACAGGATGAATTAGCTGACAAGCTCATGAACCCATCACCGGGAAAGTCAATCTTGCATTCTGTGAAATGGGAACGAATTATTCTGGATGAG GCTCATTTCATAAAAGATAGGCGCTCCAATACTGCTAAGGCTGTTTTTGCTTTAAAATCATTCTACAAATGGGCTCTAAGTGGCACTCCTTTGCAAAATCGAGTTGGAGAGCTTTACTCGCTG GTTCGGTTTTTGCAAATCTGGCCCTACTCATTTTACCTCTGCAAAGACTGTAATTGTAAGGTACTAGATTATGG TTCTGGGAAAATTTGCACCAGTTGTCCTCATGCTAAAGTAAGGCACTTTTGCTGGTGGAATAAA TTTATCGCAAGTCCAATACAAAAAACATCAATATATAATGATGGCAGAAGAGCCATGATCTTGCTAAAGGAAAGAATTCTGAAAACCATAGTGTTGAGGCGTACCAAAGAAGGCAGAGCTGCAGATCTTGCTCTTCCACCGAGAATT GTTTATTTGAGGCGGGATTCTCTGGATAGAAATGAAGAGGAGTTCTATGAAGCATTATATACCCAAAGCCGTGTGCAATTTGATGC ATATGCTGCAGCTGGAACATTGATGAATAATTATGCCCATATCTTTGATCTGCTTACACGGTTGCGACAG GCAGTTGACCATCCATATCTTGTACTATATTCTAAGACTGCAGAAGTAGCTAATGCAAGCAAGGATGATACTGAGAAACAAGAGTGTGGAATTTGTCATGACCCTCCAGAGGATATGGTG GTTACTTCTTGTGAGCATGTCTTTTGTAAGGCTTGTTTGATTGACTACTCTGCATCCTTGGAGAATGTAACATGTCCATCATGTTCAAGGCCTCTTACTGTAGATTTAACAACAAAAAACCTTGGGGGACGGATCACAGCAACAGCTGTCAAGGGCCATAAATCAGGCATATTGAACAGGCTTCATGATATTGAAGCCTTCCGTACGAGTACAAAAATTGATGCATTG AAGGAAGAGATAAGAgatatggttgaatgtgatgGTTCTGCAAAGGGAATTGTGTTTAGTCAGTTTACATCATTTTTAGATTTGATATGTTTCTCCCTCCAGAAG GCTGGTATCAAATGTGTTCAATTAGTTGGAAACATGAGTCTTGTTGAGAGGGATAAAGCAATTAAGGCTTTCAGCGAAGATGGAGATTGCAAGATATTCTTGATGAGCTTGAAAGCTGGAGGTGTAGCCCTCAATCTGACAGTCGCATCACAT GTTTTCTTGATGGACCCTTGGTGGAATCCAGCTGTTGAATGCCAAGCTCAAGATCGAATTCACAGAATTGGCCAATATAAGCCTATCAG AATTGTCCGATTTGTGATTGAGGACACAATCGAGGAACGCATACTGAAGCTGCAAGAGAAGAAGGAACTTGTGTTTCAAGG GACGATCGGACACTGTTCGGAGGCCATCACAAAATTAACAGAAGAGGACCTGCGGTTTTTGTTCCAGGTCTAA
- the LOC135592918 gene encoding uncharacterized protein LOC135592918, which yields MMAAAAPKKRGRPRKKQEGGRLLQSPPSSPRLASAPRRTLRQRRRRPLLDGFADFDDYLDEDEEEEVEEQEGRGKRKKLKVILRLPPPGPIAAIGEEEEEKPRRPAPVGRASSSSSSASSSSYVDDDDDDAEGDEKVEEEPIKPLKKRRFEGCDDGFRSGGSGHRETEKKNHLQRLKGSVSGVSAGSHAVETPLPEKKLLEAVLHKIQKKDIYGVFAEPVDPEELPDYYDVIEHPMDFGTVKTKLATNAYRSFEQLEDDVFLICTNAMQYNAPDTIYFRQARTMQDIGRKEFQKLRTEGKRIETVSKCEEKIRPDSTEKKPLQKCLPKVVQESFVSDISSATTHPSGGDPCTGLSTAEASGAEPASASNGLADGSCSLGESKSEKVDDLRVKGSPSKLGMKSLDVDENRRATYNVYDQQPATESGTVYDVLEGKQRQLVPVGLDAEYSYARSLARFAGDLGPIAWRIASQRIESALPSGVKFGSGWVGEYEPLPTTILFLEKDNQLEQCQLDTNTSLQTNMPSRDKGTAAGRNASDNDHSKEVNFGIQSQVGTRSYSSRSSDPMKEGNNLCGITQVKQQSSSVTSETQQRGNAVMLRQQKEQGVASFKSCSNSRLVSQALQRPEINTGVASFKSPGNISLGRKPMQHEPLKQTEAMVLCSTTDGRVNVDQFSHGKVLENYSTNSLNNTMGFVSKSQKGIVGNDRRIFGSHEHGLSDPSRLMGLPIKMFNQSNITNSSVDSSKLLPSTVPPTSTESSITADAAAARSWMSVGNSLQSKLSVEPVNVCDNPNGSASTYFIGSSWTTPTLSPGNSDNSRTTSMPQALRQPIQVVGLEPQVHNRGLVIFPQLIATDMPRFQGQAPRQGLLPQTENKHTRNACPPDLNISFQPPGSPVRHSSGILKDSQQPDLALQL from the exons AtgatggcggcggcggcgccgaAGAAGAGGGGCCGGCCGCGGAAGAAGCAGGAGGGCGGCCGTCTCCTCCAGTCTCCTCCTTCGTCTCCGCGGCTGGCCTCGGCTCCCCGCAGGACTCTTCGTCAGCGGCGGCGCCGCCCCCTCCTCGACGGCTTCGCCGACTTCGACGACTACCTGGatgaagacgaggaggaggaggtggaggaacaAGAGGGAAGGGGCAAGAGGAAGAAGCTAAAGGTCATCCTCAGGTTGCCTCCTCCAGGCCCAATCGCTGCcataggggaggaggaggaggagaagccccGGAGGCCTGCGCCGGTGGGTCGCGCGTCGTCCTCTTCTTCGTCGGCTTCGTCCTCTTCATATGTGGACGACGATGATGACGACGCCGAAGGGGATGAGAAGGTGGAGGAGGAACCAATCAAGCCGCTGAAGAAGCGGCGCTTCGAGGGATGCGACGATGGCTTTCGTTCTGGTGGATCTGGTCATCGAGAG ACGGAGAAGAAAAATCATCTTCAGAGATTGAAGGGATCTGTTTCAG GTGTCTCAGCTGGTTCACATGCTGTGGAAACGCCTCTGCCTGAGAAGAAACTACTGGAGGCCGTTCTTCATAAGATTCAGAA GAAGGACATCTACGGAGTGTTTGCGGAGCCGGTGGATCCTGAAGAG CTTCCTGATTACTATGATGTAATTGAGCATCCAATGGATTTTGGGACTGTTAAGACGAAGCTGGCAACCAATGCCTATCGTTCTTTTGAACAATTAGAG GATGACGTCTTCTTGATTTGCACTAATGCCATGCAGTACAATGCACCAGACACAATTTACTTCAGACAG GCACGGACCATGCAAGATATTGGAAGAAAAGAATTTCAAAAGCTAAGAACTGAGGGAAAACGCATTGAGACTGTTTCTAAATGTGAAGAGAAGATCAGACCTGATTCCACTGAGAAAAAACCTCTTCAAAAGTGCCTGCCAAAAGTTGTTCAAGAATCATTCGTATCGGATATCTCTTCTGCTACCACTCATCCTTCTGGTGGGGATCCCTGTACCGGTTTGAGCACAGCAGAAGCTAGTGGCGCGGAGCCTGCTAGTGCTTCCAATGGTCTTGCTGATGGCAGTTGTTCTCTAGGTGAGAGTAAATCAGAGAAGGTGGATGACCTTAGAG TAAAAGGGTCTCCATCTAAGCTTGGGATGAAGTCGCTTGATGTGGATGAAAATCGGCGTGCCACTTATAATGTCTATGACCAACAGCCTGCAACAGAATCTGGCACTGTTTATGATGTTCTTGAGGGCAAGCAAAGGCAGCTGGTTCCG GTTGGACTTGATGCAGAATACTCATATGCAAGGAGCCTGGCTCGTTTTGCTGGTGATCTTGGGCCCATTGCCTGGAGAATTGCTTCACAGAGAATTGAAAGTGCTTTGCCTTCTGGTGTGAAGTTTGGCTCTGGATGGGTTGGGGAATATGAACCACTTCCCACTACGATTCTTTTTCTTGAAAAAGATAACCAGCTAGAACAGTGCCAGCTGGATACCAATACATCCTTGCAAACCAACATGCCATCGAGGGACAAAGGGACTGCAGCGGGGAGAAATGCCAGCGATAATGATCATTCAAAGGAAGTAAATTTTGGAATCCAGAGTCAGGTAGGCACTAGAAGTTACAGTAGTAGAAGTTCTGATCCTATGAAGGAGGGAAATAATCTCTGTGGCATTACACAAGTGAAGCAACAGTCGTCTAGTGTTACGTCTGAAACCCAACAAAGGGGAAATGCTGTTATGTTACGGCAGCAGAAGGAACAAGGTGTTGCCAGTTTTAAATCTTGCTCAAATAGCAGATTGGTAAGTCAAGCTTTACAAAGGCCTGAAATTAATACAGGTGTTGCCAGTTTTAAATCTCCTGGGAACATTTCGTTAGGCAGAAAACCTATGCAGCATGAACCTTTAAAACAAACAGAGGCAATGGTGCTATGCAGTACAACTGATGGAAGAGTTAATGTTGATCAATTTAGTCATGGGAAAGTCCTGGAGAATTATAGCACTAATAGTCTTAATAATACTATGGGATTTGTCTCCAAGTCTCAAAAAGGAATTGTAGGTAACGACCGCCGGATATTTGGTAGTCATGAGCATGGCCTCAGTGATCCTTCAAGATTAATGGGTTTGCCAATCAAGATGTTTAACCAGTCAAACATCACAAACAGTTCTGTTGATTCTTCTAAACTTCTGCCATCAACTGTTCCACCAACCAGTACAGAAAGTTCAATTACTGCAGATGCGGCTGCAGCTCGATCATGGATGTCTGTCGGGAATTCCTTGCAATCTAAATTATCAGTTGAGCCTGTGAATGTTTGTGACAATCCAAATGGATCCGCTTCTACTTATTTTATTGGTTCTTCCTGGACGACACCAACCTTATCCCCCGGGAATTCTGATAATTCCAGGACAACCTCCATGCCTCAAGCTCTTAGGCAACCCATTCAGGTGGTTGGTTTAGAACCACAGGTTCATAACAGAGGACTGGTTATCTTCCCACAACTAATCGCAACTGATATGCCCAGATTTCAAGGCCAGGCTCCACGGCAAGGTCTGCTTCCACAAACAGAAAACAAGCATACTAGGAATGCTTGCCCTCCAGACTTGAACATTAGTTTCCAGCCCCCTGGATCTCCTGTTCGGCACTCTTCAGGGATTCTTAAGGACTCTCAGCAGCCAGACTTAGCTTTGCAGCTCTGA
- the LOC135592919 gene encoding ATP-dependent helicase rhp16-like isoform X3: MMLSLQGIDTAGGGHGREEPVRPRNDSRRRDRSAALLSWQIWERENEKWIDEFEQKGQDKLGFEPIGLVETAEPSPDVILPLLRFQKEWLAWALKQENSDIKGGILADEMGMGKTIQAISLVLTARSLHSRSTGSGLDLNLPPPCSSYLLPEIKCTLVICPVVAVIQWVGEIDRYTEKGSTRVLVYHGAKRDKINSNFDDYDFVITTYSTIECEFRKYMMPPKVACQWCSKMLYPNKLRIHLKYYCGPDASKTEKQSKQVSKKKIEKLKGKRKGFEKTKKQDELADKLMNPSPGKSILHSVKWERIILDEAHFIKDRRSNTAKAVFALKSFYKWALSGTPLQNRVGELYSLVRFLQIWPYSFYLCKDCNCKVLDYGSGKICTSCPHAKVRHFCWWNKFIASPIQKTSIYNDGRRAMILLKERILKTIVLRRTKEGRAADLALPPRIVYLRRDSLDRNEEEFYEALYTQSRVQFDAYAAAGTLMNNYAHIFDLLTRLRQAVDHPYLVLYSKTAEVANASKDDTEKQECGICHDPPEDMVVTSCEHVFCKACLIDYSASLENVTCPSCSRPLTVDLTTKNLGGRITATAVKGHKSGILNRLHDIEAFRTSTKIDALKEEIRDMVECDGSAKGIVFSQFTSFLDLICFSLQKAGIKCVQLVGNMSLVERDKAIKAFSEDGDCKIFLMSLKAGGVALNLTVASHVFLMDPWWNPAVECQAQDRIHRIGQYKPIRIVRFVIEDTIEERILKLQEKKELVFQGTIGHCSEAITKLTEEDLRFLFQV, from the exons ATGATGCTGTCTCTGCAAGGTATCGACACCGCTGGCGGCGGCCACGGCCGAGAGGAACCTGTTCGGCCGAGAAACGACAGTCGTAGGAGGGATAGAAGTGCCGCTTTGCTTTCGTGGCAGATCTGGGAAAGGGAGAATGAGAAATGGATCGATGAGTTTGAGCAGAAGGGCCAGGATAAACTTGGTTTTGAACCGATTGGATTAGTTGAGACTGCCGAACCGTCGCCTGACGTCATACTCCCCCTCCTCAGGTTCCAAAAGGAGTGGCTTGCTTGGGCTCTTAAGCAGGAGAATTCGGACATTAAGGGGGGGATTCTTGCTGATGAGATGGGCATGGGAAAGACTATACAGGCTATTTCCCTTGTCCTCACCGCTCGCTCCCTCCACTCAAGGAGCACTGGTTCTGGCCTGGACTTGAACTTGCCACCTCCCTGTTCATCATATTTGCTACCAGAGATCAAATGCACCCTGGTCATTTGCCCAGTGGTTGCAGTCATCCAGTGGGTGGGTGAGATCGACAGGTACACGGAAAAGGGGAGCACCAGGGTTTTGGTCTATCATGGGGCAAAGAGGGATAAGATTAACTCTAACTTTGATGACTATGATTTTGTAATTACCACATACTCGACGATTGAGTGTGAATTTAGGAAGTACATGATGCCGCCAAAGGTGGCATGCCAGTGGTGCTCTAAGATGTTGTACCCTAACAAGCTGCGGATACACTTGAAGTATTACTGTGGGCCTGATGCTTCTAAGACGGAAAAACAATCAAAACAAGTGAGCAAGAAGAAGATTGAAAAATTGAAAGGGAAGAGAAAGGGATTTGAAAAGACCAAGAAACAGGATGAATTAGCTGACAAGCTCATGAACCCATCACCGGGAAAGTCAATCTTGCATTCTGTGAAATGGGAACGAATTATTCTGGATGAG GCTCATTTCATAAAAGATAGGCGCTCCAATACTGCTAAGGCTGTTTTTGCTTTAAAATCATTCTACAAATGGGCTCTAAGTGGCACTCCTTTGCAAAATCGAGTTGGAGAGCTTTACTCGCTG GTTCGGTTTTTGCAAATCTGGCCCTACTCATTTTACCTCTGCAAAGACTGTAATTGTAAGGTACTAGATTATGG TTCTGGGAAAATTTGCACCAGTTGTCCTCATGCTAAAGTAAGGCACTTTTGCTGGTGGAATAAA TTTATCGCAAGTCCAATACAAAAAACATCAATATATAATGATGGCAGAAGAGCCATGATCTTGCTAAAGGAAAGAATTCTGAAAACCATAGTGTTGAGGCGTACCAAAGAAGGCAGAGCTGCAGATCTTGCTCTTCCACCGAGAATT GTTTATTTGAGGCGGGATTCTCTGGATAGAAATGAAGAGGAGTTCTATGAAGCATTATATACCCAAAGCCGTGTGCAATTTGATGC ATATGCTGCAGCTGGAACATTGATGAATAATTATGCCCATATCTTTGATCTGCTTACACGGTTGCGACAG GCAGTTGACCATCCATATCTTGTACTATATTCTAAGACTGCAGAAGTAGCTAATGCAAGCAAGGATGATACTGAGAAACAAGAGTGTGGAATTTGTCATGACCCTCCAGAGGATATGGTG GTTACTTCTTGTGAGCATGTCTTTTGTAAGGCTTGTTTGATTGACTACTCTGCATCCTTGGAGAATGTAACATGTCCATCATGTTCAAGGCCTCTTACTGTAGATTTAACAACAAAAAACCTTGGGGGACGGATCACAGCAACAGCTGTCAAGGGCCATAAATCAGGCATATTGAACAGGCTTCATGATATTGAAGCCTTCCGTACGAGTACAAAAATTGATGCATTG AAGGAAGAGATAAGAgatatggttgaatgtgatgGTTCTGCAAAGGGAATTGTGTTTAGTCAGTTTACATCATTTTTAGATTTGATATGTTTCTCCCTCCAGAAG GCTGGTATCAAATGTGTTCAATTAGTTGGAAACATGAGTCTTGTTGAGAGGGATAAAGCAATTAAGGCTTTCAGCGAAGATGGAGATTGCAAGATATTCTTGATGAGCTTGAAAGCTGGAGGTGTAGCCCTCAATCTGACAGTCGCATCACAT GTTTTCTTGATGGACCCTTGGTGGAATCCAGCTGTTGAATGCCAAGCTCAAGATCGAATTCACAGAATTGGCCAATATAAGCCTATCAG AATTGTCCGATTTGTGATTGAGGACACAATCGAGGAACGCATACTGAAGCTGCAAGAGAAGAAGGAACTTGTGTTTCAAGG GACGATCGGACACTGTTCGGAGGCCATCACAAAATTAACAGAAGAGGACCTGCGGTTTTTGTTCCAGGTCTAA
- the LOC135592919 gene encoding ATP-dependent helicase rhp16-like isoform X1 — protein sequence MARRIANPRNRRPRRRRRQEETLDFLDADDRVSTSDSEYVLDEEEDGFDESDQDASALALGMMLSLQGIDTAGGGHGREEPVRPRNDSRRRDRSAALLSWQIWERENEKWIDEFEQKGQDKLGFEPIGLVETAEPSPDVILPLLRFQKEWLAWALKQENSDIKGGILADEMGMGKTIQAISLVLTARSLHSRSTGSGLDLNLPPPCSSYLLPEIKCTLVICPVVAVIQWVGEIDRYTEKGSTRVLVYHGAKRDKINSNFDDYDFVITTYSTIECEFRKYMMPPKVACQWCSKMLYPNKLRIHLKYYCGPDASKTEKQSKQVSKKKIEKLKGKRKGFEKTKKQDELADKLMNPSPGKSILHSVKWERIILDEAHFIKDRRSNTAKAVFALKSFYKWALSGTPLQNRVGELYSLVRFLQIWPYSFYLCKDCNCKVLDYGSGKICTSCPHAKVRHFCWWNKFIASPIQKTSIYNDGRRAMILLKERILKTIVLRRTKEGRAADLALPPRIVYLRRDSLDRNEEEFYEALYTQSRVQFDAYAAAGTLMNNYAHIFDLLTRLRQAVDHPYLVLYSKTAEVANASKDDTEKQECGICHDPPEDMVVTSCEHVFCKACLIDYSASLENVTCPSCSRPLTVDLTTKNLGGRITATAVKGHKSGILNRLHDIEAFRTSTKIDALKEEIRDMVECDGSAKGIVFSQFTSFLDLICFSLQKAGIKCVQLVGNMSLVERDKAIKAFSEDGDCKIFLMSLKAGGVALNLTVASHVFLMDPWWNPAVECQAQDRIHRIGQYKPIRIVRFVIEDTIEERILKLQEKKELVFQGTIGHCSEAITKLTEEDLRFLFQV from the exons ATGGCTCGCCGAATCGCAAACCCTAGAAATCGTCGGCCCC GGCGGCGGAGAAGGCAGGAGGAAACCCTCGATTTCTTGGACGCCGATGATCGCGTCTCCACCTCGGATTCCGAATACGTTCTTGACGAGGAAGAAGATGGGTTTGATGAGAGTGACCAGGATGCGTCTGCGTTGGCACTGGGCATGATGCTGTCTCTGCAAGGTATCGACACCGCTGGCGGCGGCCACGGCCGAGAGGAACCTGTTCGGCCGAGAAACGACAGTCGTAGGAGGGATAGAAGTGCCGCTTTGCTTTCGTGGCAGATCTGGGAAAGGGAGAATGAGAAATGGATCGATGAGTTTGAGCAGAAGGGCCAGGATAAACTTGGTTTTGAACCGATTGGATTAGTTGAGACTGCCGAACCGTCGCCTGACGTCATACTCCCCCTCCTCAGGTTCCAAAAGGAGTGGCTTGCTTGGGCTCTTAAGCAGGAGAATTCGGACATTAAGGGGGGGATTCTTGCTGATGAGATGGGCATGGGAAAGACTATACAGGCTATTTCCCTTGTCCTCACCGCTCGCTCCCTCCACTCAAGGAGCACTGGTTCTGGCCTGGACTTGAACTTGCCACCTCCCTGTTCATCATATTTGCTACCAGAGATCAAATGCACCCTGGTCATTTGCCCAGTGGTTGCAGTCATCCAGTGGGTGGGTGAGATCGACAGGTACACGGAAAAGGGGAGCACCAGGGTTTTGGTCTATCATGGGGCAAAGAGGGATAAGATTAACTCTAACTTTGATGACTATGATTTTGTAATTACCACATACTCGACGATTGAGTGTGAATTTAGGAAGTACATGATGCCGCCAAAGGTGGCATGCCAGTGGTGCTCTAAGATGTTGTACCCTAACAAGCTGCGGATACACTTGAAGTATTACTGTGGGCCTGATGCTTCTAAGACGGAAAAACAATCAAAACAAGTGAGCAAGAAGAAGATTGAAAAATTGAAAGGGAAGAGAAAGGGATTTGAAAAGACCAAGAAACAGGATGAATTAGCTGACAAGCTCATGAACCCATCACCGGGAAAGTCAATCTTGCATTCTGTGAAATGGGAACGAATTATTCTGGATGAG GCTCATTTCATAAAAGATAGGCGCTCCAATACTGCTAAGGCTGTTTTTGCTTTAAAATCATTCTACAAATGGGCTCTAAGTGGCACTCCTTTGCAAAATCGAGTTGGAGAGCTTTACTCGCTG GTTCGGTTTTTGCAAATCTGGCCCTACTCATTTTACCTCTGCAAAGACTGTAATTGTAAGGTACTAGATTATGG TTCTGGGAAAATTTGCACCAGTTGTCCTCATGCTAAAGTAAGGCACTTTTGCTGGTGGAATAAA TTTATCGCAAGTCCAATACAAAAAACATCAATATATAATGATGGCAGAAGAGCCATGATCTTGCTAAAGGAAAGAATTCTGAAAACCATAGTGTTGAGGCGTACCAAAGAAGGCAGAGCTGCAGATCTTGCTCTTCCACCGAGAATT GTTTATTTGAGGCGGGATTCTCTGGATAGAAATGAAGAGGAGTTCTATGAAGCATTATATACCCAAAGCCGTGTGCAATTTGATGC ATATGCTGCAGCTGGAACATTGATGAATAATTATGCCCATATCTTTGATCTGCTTACACGGTTGCGACAG GCAGTTGACCATCCATATCTTGTACTATATTCTAAGACTGCAGAAGTAGCTAATGCAAGCAAGGATGATACTGAGAAACAAGAGTGTGGAATTTGTCATGACCCTCCAGAGGATATGGTG GTTACTTCTTGTGAGCATGTCTTTTGTAAGGCTTGTTTGATTGACTACTCTGCATCCTTGGAGAATGTAACATGTCCATCATGTTCAAGGCCTCTTACTGTAGATTTAACAACAAAAAACCTTGGGGGACGGATCACAGCAACAGCTGTCAAGGGCCATAAATCAGGCATATTGAACAGGCTTCATGATATTGAAGCCTTCCGTACGAGTACAAAAATTGATGCATTG AAGGAAGAGATAAGAgatatggttgaatgtgatgGTTCTGCAAAGGGAATTGTGTTTAGTCAGTTTACATCATTTTTAGATTTGATATGTTTCTCCCTCCAGAAG GCTGGTATCAAATGTGTTCAATTAGTTGGAAACATGAGTCTTGTTGAGAGGGATAAAGCAATTAAGGCTTTCAGCGAAGATGGAGATTGCAAGATATTCTTGATGAGCTTGAAAGCTGGAGGTGTAGCCCTCAATCTGACAGTCGCATCACAT GTTTTCTTGATGGACCCTTGGTGGAATCCAGCTGTTGAATGCCAAGCTCAAGATCGAATTCACAGAATTGGCCAATATAAGCCTATCAG AATTGTCCGATTTGTGATTGAGGACACAATCGAGGAACGCATACTGAAGCTGCAAGAGAAGAAGGAACTTGTGTTTCAAGG GACGATCGGACACTGTTCGGAGGCCATCACAAAATTAACAGAAGAGGACCTGCGGTTTTTGTTCCAGGTCTAA
- the LOC135592917 gene encoding nuclear transcription factor Y subunit C-2-like, with product MAHPLKNNPVPTGDHQQVDMEVPGHGQPAGTGAVQLPYVSLPYQANQMMVTSLPPSAGQMTNPASQVQLTQHHLAYQRAQQQQMNQLHQTLQMFRTNQYQEIAATCDFKNHSLPLARIKKIMKADEDVRMIAAEVPVLFARACEMFILELTYRSWAHAEENKRRTLQKNDIAGAITRTDVFDFLVDIVPMEDVKEDVLASISTDGTNESLPYYYVPSQAGSLKMIMNNSEVDQSLLFMQQSQPYIPQQIWDQQQQQQQQTIHQQKQMQQQTEKDSN from the exons ATGGCCCACCCGCTGAAGAACAATCCAGTGCCCACCGGAGATCACCAGCAG GTTGACATGGAAGTGCCTGGGCACGGACAGCCAGCAGGGACTGGGGCTGTCCAATTACCGTATGTTAGCTTGCCGTATCAAGCTAACCAAATGATGGTCACCAGCTTACCACCTTCAGCTGGCCAGATGACAAATCCTGCATCCCAGGTACAACTCACTCAGCACCATCTCGCCTATCAGAGAGCCCAGCAACAACAGATGAATCAACTGCACCAAACACTCCAGATGTTTCGGACAAACCAATATCAGGAGATAGCTGCAACCTGTGACTTCAAAAACCACAGTCTTCCACTGGCACGAATCAAAAAGATCATGAAGGCAGATGAGGATGTTAGGATGATAGCGGCAGAGGTACCAGTCCTGTTTGCACGGGCATGCGAAATGTTCATTCTTGAACTGACATACCGTTCGTGGGCTCATGCCGAGGAAAACAAGCGAAGAACCTTGCAGAAGAATGACATAGCTGGTGCAATCACGAGGACGGATGTCTTTGATTTCCTGGTGGATATTGTACCAATGGAAGATGTGAAGGAAGATGTGCTTGCATCGATTTCGACGGATGGCACCAATGAATCTCTGCCATACTATTACGTTCCCTCTCAAGCTGGATCTCTCAAAATGATCATGAATAACTCAGAAGTGGACCAAAGTTTGTTGTTCATGCAGCAGTCTCAGCCTTACATACCTCAGCAAATATGGgaccaacagcagcagcagcagcagcagacaaTTCATCAACAAAAGCAGATGCAGCAACAGACAGAAAAGGACTCTAATTAA